The segment ACCGGGCTATGGACAGCCCGCCGAACGGCGGGTCCTGCGCATTTCACCCATCCACCGTCCAAGGGCTGGATCTCTCATGTCGACTACGCACGTCTTCTCCCGTGCCCTGGCCGTCACAGCCGCCGCCGGCCTCGTCGCCGGCATACTCGCTGCTGCGCCGGCCTTCGCCGCCGATTCGGCCGCACCGCCGTCCGCAGCCGCCATCGCCGCCGAGGACAAGGGCGGAGCTGGCCAAGGTCGGTCCGTCGCCCCCTCTCAGCTGGCCGCCGGCACTCAGATCAGCCGGAACGAAGTGATCAACCGCGCCGCATCGTGGGTCGGTCTCGGCCTCGAGTACAGCTGGGACAACACTTACCAGGGATACCGCACGGACTGCTCCGGCTACGCCTCGATGGCCTGGCACCTCGGCACTCCCGGGCTTGACACCACCAGCTTCGTTCCGAGCGGTGTCGCGTCCTGGATCAGCAAGGCGGAACTGAAGCCCGGCGACGCCCTGCTCAACGACGCGGCTGGGGCCTTGGGGCACATCGTCATCTTCGCTGGCTGGACGGACTCCTCGCAGTCTTCCTACGATGCCTACGAGTTCACCGGCTCGGGCGTGCAACACCGGGCCATCCCGTACCCGTACTTCTCGGGCCACGGCACCTTCAAGCCGGTCCGCAACAACAGCATCGTCGATGATGTGACCACGACTGGTGACGAGCCGGTGGCCGGGAACTGGGACGCGGGCAATGGCAGTCCGGCTGGGAACGTCGGCGTTTTCCGTCCTTCGACCGGTCAGTTCCATCTGCGTATGGACGACGGCTCCCTCAAGATCCTCGATTGGGGGCAGGCGGGCGACATCCCTGTCTCCGCGAACTGGGACGGTGCGGGCCCCGACAACGTCGGCGTCTTCCGTCCTTCGACCGGTCAGTTCCATCTGCGTATGGACGACGGCTCCCTCAAGATCCTCGACTGGGGCCAGGCGGGAGATCTCCCCGTTGCCGGGAACTGGGACGCGGGCAATGGCAGTCCGGCTGGGAACGTCGGCGTTTTCCGTCCTTCGACCGGTCAGTTCCATCTGCGTATGGACGACGGCTCCCTCAAGATCCTCGATTGGGGGCAGGCGGGCGACATCCCCGTCTCCGGCAACTGGGACGGTGCGGGCCCCGACAACGTCGGCGTCTTCCGTCCTTCGACCGGTCAGTTCCATCTGCGTATGGACGACGGCAGCCTCAAGATCCTCGACTGGGGCCAGGCAGGAGATCTCCCCGTCTCCGCCAACTTCGACGGCGGCAACGGCACCCCCGCCGGGAACATCGGCATCTGGCGCCCCTCCACCGGCCAGTTCCACCTCCGCAACGACGACGGCTCCCTCACCGTCCTCGACTGGGGCCAGCCAAGGTAACGACTTCTCCGGGGTGCGGTGGACCGCCGCACCCCGGTACTCGCGGCAGACGACCCAGCATCGGCCCATCTTCGAACTGAATCAGGGACATCCATAGCATGAACCGCATCGCGCGACCTCGCCTCACAGCCCTAGCCGTCGCCACCGCGCTGGCCTCCGCTATCCTCGCCACCGCACCGGCTGTCCATGCCGAGGGGACCGATCTTTCCGACCCGGCTGCGGTGACCCTCCTGGCCGACTACTCCTGCGGATCTGTCAGCGGCAGTGACAACGCCATCGCCACGCGGCTCAGTGCCGCGCTCACCGGCTCGCTCAACAATTACCTGACCGCTTACCGGGTGTCCTGCGCCCGTGCGATCATCAATGCCGTACAAGCCCGTGGCTTGTCCCATCGGGCCGCTGTCATCGCCGTCACCACCTCCATCGTCGAGACCACCCTGCGAAACATCCCCGGCGGTGACCTGGACAGTGTCGGCCTCTTCCAGCAACGCGACAGCTGGGGGTCCTTCGACCAGCGGATGGACCCGACTTGGTCGACCAACGCCTTCCTTAGTCAGATGCTCAAGGTGAGCAACTGGCAGACCAGGCCGGTCGGCGACGTCTGCCAGGCCGTCCAGATATCCGCCTACCCTACTCGGTACCAGGAACAGGCTCAGGACGCCGAACAGATCGTCAACGCGGTCCTTGCCGACACCACGACTGGTGACGAGCCGGTGGCCGGGAACTGGGACGCGGGCAATGGCAGTCCGGCTGGGAACGTCGGCGTTTTCCGTCCTTCGACCGGTCAGTTCCATCTGCGTATGGACGACGGCTCCCTCAAGATCCTCGATTGGGGGCAGGCGGGCGACATCCCTGTCTCCGCGAACTGGGACGGTGCGGGCCCCGACAACGTCGGCGTCTTCCGTCCTTCGACCGGTCAGTTCCATCTGCGTATGGACGACGGCTCCCTCAAGATCCTCGACTGGGGCCAGGCGGGAGATCTCCCCGTTGCCGGGAACTGGGACGCGGGCAATGGCAGTCCGGCTGGGAACGTCGGCGTTTTCCGTCCTTCGACCGGTCAGTTCCATCTGCGTATGGACGACGGCAGCCTCAAGATCCTCGATTGGGGGCAGGCGGGCGACATCCCCGTCTCCGGCAACTGGGACGGTGCGGGCCCCGACAACGTCGGCGTCTTCCGTCCTTCGACCGGTCAGTTCCATCTGCGTATGGACGACGGCAGCCTCAAGATCCTCGACTGGGGCCAGGCAGGAGATCTCCCCGTCTCCGCCAACTTCGACGGCGGCAACGGCACCCCCGCCGGGAACATCGGCATCTGGCGCCCCTCCACCGGCCAGTTCCACCTCCGCAACGACGACGGCTCCCTCACCGTCCTCGACTGGGGCCAGCCAAGGTAACGGGCCGTACGGTCAGCCGATGAGGTCCTCGCCCGATACCTCCCCCACGTGAGCGCCGGGCGAGGACTTCCTCAGGCGCTCGGCTGCGGCATCCACCTCCGGTGCACCGACCTTTGCGGCGACCTCCGCGAACCACGCGATCTCAGCATCCAAGTCCAGGCCGTCCGCCCTCAACCGGCACCGCTCGCTGGACTGGATTTCGCTCCCCGACAGTTCGGCTGCGACGGCATACGTCAGCAGCGCCGCCTCCACAGCGACGGTCAGCCGCTCGCCGGACAGGCCAACCACGCGCAGCTCCTCCTCAGCGGCCATTGCATGGGCCGGGCCGAGATGACACTCCAGGGCGAGCATGCTGTCCCTGATCTCGATCACCTGCCGGTAGAGCCGCAACCGGGGGTTGTGCCGCCGCACTTCCTCGGGCAGTGGCAACGCCACCTCGGGTGTTGCCTGCTGGAGTAGCTGCCAGAGGGGTTTGAGGCGCCGGACGTGTCGCGCGGCCGTGGTCTTCTCCCTGTGCTCCGCCGCGGAAGGCCAGATCACCGCCACGGCGAACAGCAACATGGTGAACGCCAACAGAACCTGCGTCGTACCTGCCACCGCCGCCGGTTCGCCGATGCTCCAACGCATCTGACGCACCGTCAGGTAGTAAGCGCGATGGGCCAAGTACACCACGCCAGTCACGGATGAGGCCCGCATCAGCCACAGTGAGGTGCGCACTGGTCCGGGCGTTGCGTGTCGACCGTGGACCCAGCACAGGACTGCCGAGGCGGTCAAGCCAACCGCGGTGTAAGCGGTGAGTACCATCCAATACAGATAGCCAGCCCATGATCGGTCGCTATATGTCAGAAGGTCGACATCTCCGTCCGGTCGCGGCATCACGGAAAAGGCAGCGGTGAGGGCGGCTGCGGCGAACGCCAACCCCGCCAGATTGAGTCTCGAAGTCCGGTCTTGCGAACGTCCCGTCATCGCCCTGACGAATTCCACCATGAGCGCGATGGCGGCCAGCCCGGATAGCTGGACCAACAGGTTGGTGCCGCTGGCGATCCCGGTCGCAGCGTCGATCGCCCGGCGGATCCAGGGGACCCCGACCGTCATCGACACCGCCCAACTGGCCCACACACCCCACAGCACGCGGGTACGCCTCGGCGCGTCCCGCAGCTTTCGCAGACTCCACAACGTGGGTATCCAGACCACCGGCAAGAGCGCCAGATCAATCGGTCGCATCCGTGTGCTCCCACTCGTAGGCGGCCGAGAAGGTCGCCATCACCAGGCTGAGTGTGTCTGCGCTCTCGCGCGACGCATGTGGCGACGCGGCCGGAGTGGTCGCGAAGTATTGCCACATCAACGAGGCGAGCAGTTCGGTCTCCTGCTCCTGACTGGTCGTCGCCCGAGTGCGTCCCCGCGTCAGCAACCGGGCGGCCATCGCCGGGTCCAGGTCCGGGAAGAGCCGCCGCAGCCATTCGTCGTCAGGCTCACCGTGCTGGTGATGGTCGAGCAGAATGTGCGCGAGCTCGTGGAGGATGATGTGGGTCTGGTGGGCCGGGCTGGTGCCGCTGGCGTAGTAGACGTGGTCCACATCGGCGAAGGCGATCCACACCCCGCAGACCCCCGAACGGCCAGTGTCCCGCCCGGAGAGCGGTATCAGCCGCAGGCACCGCCGGCGTTGCCGGGCCACTGCCTCGGCCAGGCTCTCGATCGTGAAGGGTCTCGGGGCATCCAGCTGCCCGATCAGCTCGTGACAGCGCGCACTGAACCGCCGCCACTCCCTTTGCTCCACACCCGCCCCCGTGTTCGACCCCCGCCGCGTGAACAGTCGGTCACGCGTGCCCCAGAGGAGTCTAGACGGACGGCTGTTCGTACGGGGAGCCCGGCGCTTCCGCCTGCGAAGGCGCCCCCGGGGACTCTTTCCCGATCAGCCCGCTCCGTTCGATCAACAACCGCACGGTGTCCACGCCGTGCGTCGACATGGTCGCCACGGCCGCAGCGCGAAGTGCCACCGATCGGACGTCATTGGCCCGCATCGCGGCGATCAGCGCGAGCTGCGCCGCCACCCGGTCGGCCACCTCGTCATCGATGAAGTAGGCCTGCGGGACGCCGAAGAAGTCGCCTAGTGCCCGTAGTGTGCCGATTGTGGGATTGCCAGCCCGACCCTTGACAAGTGCCCACAGACGCCCGGTTGAGAGCGTCGGGTCCCCGGGCTTCGCCGCTGCTCGAATACCGTCCACCACCTCGTTCAGGGTGTAGCGTCGACCGAACGGCTGCACGTACGCGAACAGATACTCGAGCCGCTGCCCGAGCCGCTCCGCTTCAGGATCGTGCCTGTTCTCCTCTTCCGCTGCTGCCCCCTCCCGCTCGCTCATCCGTGCCCCGTCCCTTCGCGCGCCTGGCAGTGACCACCATATTGTCGACTGTCCCGAGCGCCCTGCGCTACGGCCGTTTCCCCGGGTGGCTGACGTCACTCCGGTACCCACCCCTCGGGTCCCCGCACGCCGCTGGCTCCGCACCAGGGTGGGTGCGGGCCGCGCGGCGTCAGATGAGACAGTGGAACCCACCCGGCGTGCGGCATCTCTGGCGGCACGGGGCAGCTTCCACCCCGACGCCTTGGCCGAACTCGGCGCCGGCACCGGTGCCGAGCCACAGCTTCGCCCTCGCGACCGGTGCATCGGGCCGCGCGCAGGTGAGGGTGT is part of the Kitasatospora cineracea genome and harbors:
- a CDS encoding MAB_1171c family putative transporter → MRPIDLALLPVVWIPTLWSLRKLRDAPRRTRVLWGVWASWAVSMTVGVPWIRRAIDAATGIASGTNLLVQLSGLAAIALMVEFVRAMTGRSQDRTSRLNLAGLAFAAAALTAAFSVMPRPDGDVDLLTYSDRSWAGYLYWMVLTAYTAVGLTASAVLCWVHGRHATPGPVRTSLWLMRASSVTGVVYLAHRAYYLTVRQMRWSIGEPAAVAGTTQVLLAFTMLLFAVAVIWPSAAEHREKTTAARHVRRLKPLWQLLQQATPEVALPLPEEVRRHNPRLRLYRQVIEIRDSMLALECHLGPAHAMAAEEELRVVGLSGERLTVAVEAALLTYAVAAELSGSEIQSSERCRLRADGLDLDAEIAWFAEVAAKVGAPEVDAAAERLRKSSPGAHVGEVSGEDLIG